cttttcatctctctctttctccctctctcgttcCCTCTCCTTATCCTTGTCTTTTACCTTCTCTCCTTCCTTGTCTTTGTCTCTTTCTTTTTcactctttttctccccctctttctctttgtctttctccttgtcctcctcttttGCTTTCACCTGTTCTTTGTCATCCTTCTCCttgcctccctccttctccttttccttctccctctctttgaccttttccccttctttgtcCAGATCCTCTCCCTTGTCTTTTTCTATGTCTGgcactttctccttctctctgtccttctccttctctctgtctttttccttctctctgtctttctccttctctctgtccctctctctaTCCTTATCCTTGTCTTTCACTCGATCCTTGTCTCGATCCTTGGTCCTctccttgtctctctctctctccctgcccctctccttGTCTCTGCCCCTGTCTCTGTCCTTGTCCagatccttctctttttctttctctctgtctttctctctaaccttctctttttctctgaccctctctttgctttccttcctcttctccctgtgaaaataaaacatttattaatttaACTCATTCAGAATTCATTACACTATAACCGAGCACCAAAGTCAAGTAAGTAGTTCAGAGGGGTTTGCAGCAGCAATTTGGGGTGGAAATATACAAAACAGCATCTAGGAGAGAGGTAGGAAGCCTAGTAAAGCACATAATGATTAAGCTAACTGTCCACACATAATGATTATAGCCATTTGTTAAAATaaaggagagaaaaatatatcAGGATTTTAACCCAACCACAATTCTAAAGTGAGGTGGTAGCCCCAATATTCAGGATTTTGTCTGAAGTCTCTCAATATGTGactatgagcctgttcagataacatgctaaaccatggttagtcgattaacccttttgcagaaaacagttagtgagcgtgtttaaattgtggttatgtagccaccatggttaggaatggttcacacgacacactaagccataatgtttagctcaaaatgcttaaccactgtgacttagtgtgtcttctgaacagggtctgtggcTGTAAAAAAGCAATAGTTTAACCACAGGAATCTCACCGAGAAGGAGACCGGCTTCTCGATCTCTTCCGTTCTTTAGATTTCGAGCGCTTTTTGAGTGGACTTCTGGACCTGAGCCTGTCCTTCTGACTAGAGCGTGATCTGTCACGGGATCTACTCCTGTAGCATGTAATAATAGAAGATAAATGCTATATACTATATTGGTTCACCAAGTCTAATTATAAATCATCTGATAAATTCTAATCTGTGGTCCAAACTACTTTACAGTTTTTCGTTAAAGTAGCACACATGAATTATTTAGAGCATATATAAGAATAGGAAATATAATTCAAAAGCAGGTTCCAAGCTAAAGTCACCAACGCTGATAAAATCTTAGCTCATTCAGTTCTAAAAGGAAGCCTTTCAAAATCACACCAATAGCAAAATGACATGTACAGGGACTGCTTATAGTAGCATTATTTATAGTACTAATGCATGATGCACAAATTCCAGGAGGGAGACCCCTTCTTTCCCTACCCACATGCCccacttttttgaggggggaaggTTCTTGTGAGGTTTGTTTCCATGCATACAAACATTTAGATGGTGTGTCTGCAATACATATATTTCATCATGTACATGATGGAGAGCGGACCTGCCCACTCCATCCTGGAAATGAGTCTCATCCAGATGGGTAAGCATGTGAAATAACTCTGGGGACTGCTGTGATGTGTGTGAGCCAGTCCTTGGACTGTTCACTGCTAACCCCAGTTTACACAAATGATACCTTTACAAAAGAAGGCTAGTGCAGCAatcatgtgtgaaatggcccaagACTCTGCCAATGCAATGGGCCTTCCCCAAACTTTGTGAAGTTGGCAAGTGCAGCAGATTTCAATCCATCTTTCTCTAATCATCTAAATTTTGCACTCTTcatttttttatcatttattatCTGATATCAAACAATCCTTATTAAGGTTTTAGTAACCATTAGCTATTTGTCTCCATGCAATACTAATGAGATGGTAGTTTGTACACTGCTTTGACTATGCTTTAAAACATAGTGAATGGCCCATAGTGAATGAAGGCCATGATAAGAAATACATTCCCTTTTTCTTTAGTAAGCTCCCTGAACTTCCTAATAAATATCATCTGCAAACTTCGCAGTGCATCACAACAGGGCTTAAGTCAAGCTGGTATTTTTcatatgcaaaaaacaaacaaaaacaccccaCTTGCTGAGGCTACAAAATCACTTTGTGCCTCAACCAAAAATCTTCTGCAAAAGAAGAAACTATATTTGAACTATATTTGTGCAAAACAATTTCAACGTGAAAGTTCAAATTCTTCCTTAGCGTTCTTCTTTACTACTATAGACATTTATCAAAACAGGATTTGGTGTGAACACTGCAGATTTGTAATGGGGCCAATATCATATTGCCAGTTCCCACAaacaaaatttgtatttctggctAGAGGCTACACTGTCACAGGCTATattggatggcgttaaaaggggattgaataaattcctggaggagaatgctatcaatggctactagttctgatggctatgagcaacctccagtatttgaggaagtaagcctatgtacaccagttgctggggaacatgggtgggagtctgctgttgcacccgtgtcctccttgtgggtccctggccaatggcgggatggccactgtgtgaacagagtgctggactcttgGTGTGATCTAGCATtgcttttcttacgttcttacacaATGCAGCCATTCCGCTGAGTAACACAGCCGTACCACTGTCACCTACTTTGTCAGATATAGTGCTCAGAATGCTGACCTGGCACTTATTAGAGTTTCCTCACATtgtgtaatttaatttttttaaattgtattggcCACAGGAATAAGGATATAAAATACAGGTAAAAAACACGTACCAGTCCTGGCACTGCAAATGGGAAACAAGCGATTGGGATTGCACACTCAAGACAACAGACCCATTTTAAATTATGAGTATTCCCATTCCTTATTAGGATCTTTATTAGGATCAACTTTCCACTGAATAGTTTGATAGTCACCTCAGAGGATTTGAAATTTTGGGACAGGGAGTGGGGGTTAAAGAAGAGGCCCGTACAACTAAGaggcaacaaaaacaaaacaatgtaaaaGGTAAGCAAGGACTGATGTGATGAAATGAATGTCCACCAAATGTAAAAATAGCAACAGTGTGACTTGAGAATTAGCATTAAACAGTGACCACATTCCTGCTTTATCATAAACAAGCTGTGTATAGTGCATGCAGCCCGTTCGCTCCCACTTTGCTTAGAGTGTTGTCCAAACTGGGGTTTCTGGCTTGTTGCTTTCCAACATTTGTGTTCCCTGCTCtcaagggaaggaaagaaaaggtagCTTCTGACATGCAAGTTGGGCTTTTGCAagaggtggcagcggcagcagcaacgcACTATTGCTGCTTCTACAAAATCTTAGCTGAATCAagaaaccacctctcctcccccagCCCCTCTCTATCAAGAAAAGAAGGGATCATTTCTCTCTTCCCACTGGAATTTTGCAGCAAGCACCAGCGATTGTCAAAACTCTTTGCAACAACCTAGCTGGTGGGACAGAAGCCACCTTTCCTTTTTTGGAAGAAGCGGCAAGGCATGGCTGGCACTTCCTGCAAAAGCACAACTCCTGGGAGTGAAAACACTGCTCCTTTCTGTCCTGTTCTCAATGAAGATAAAAGAGAGGTGGCTTTTAATCCTGCAAGTTGGGCGTCTGCAGGAAATGCCAGCAGCACCTAGCTGCGATTTCCTGTATAACCTAAACAAGAAGGGAAACAGACTGTGGGGTTTCTCTTTCCCCTGTTGAGCTTTTTGAGAAAGCAGCAGTGAGGCGCTGTTAATGCTTTTTACAAGAGCCCAACTTCCAGGAAAAAACACCTTCTCCTTTCTCCACAGAGGacaggggagaaaaagagaggtaGCTGTCCAAAAGCAAGAGTTTTTGGTGGAAACTGGAGAAGAGCACTTGCTGTTGGCGAAGGAAGTGGATTTATGGAGCCAAAATTCAGCTGCATTTGTTTTTTTGACATGGTTTCCCCATGGCTGACATCTACCCTTGAGAAATAAATTCTCCAAGCTCAAAAGTAAACATTTTCTTCATTTCACTTGTCTACCAATAGAATCTAAATGCCATTAGCCAATCATCCCCGAGAAACCTGCTTTTTAACAGAAGGGGGAGATCAACTACTGCTTTCTAATATTTTACACATGAGAATATTACCTGCGTTTTGAGTGTGATCTTTTCCTTCGAGATTTTGAACTAGATCTGGATTCTGAACGTGAATGGGAGCGCGATCGACCAGCTTTTCTTTCACTGCTCTTTCCAGACTCTGAGAGAAAAAACGACTTTGCAGTGTAAGCTCAGAATATTTAAAGATCCCAGCTAACAATCTGGCACAAGTGGAATGTACCACATATATTGCAAGGGGCCTACTCTCTGCACATCTTCCTTCTTTGCAAAAATCCTTCAGAAACATCCAAGAAAGTCATTGCATATATTCGTTGAGTGCAGCCATCCTGCAGCAGTACACATAAACCAGATAATTATAAACAGCTAGCTAAATAAGGAATGGGATTTATGTTGCTGCCACAAtgcacaagattaaaacatgtttgGTAAAACTGACTTCAGAGAAAAAACACAAGTTCTGAGATAGCAATTTGAAGAGCTATGCAGAAATGCACACAGCACTGCATTTTATTGTCAAAGCACTATTAAGTAGTTGATGCTTACAACTCTAAAAAGTTAGGGAATGGGTTTGATCTATAAGGGAACCGACAATTCCAGAAACATGGCCAGGAGAAAAgatctctccacccacccccaccgcaAAATGCATTTTACAAACAGTTTCAGTAATGTATTTATATCTAATTACTACATGAAGTAGTAATTAGATATAAATCTCAGACTGATTTATTCTTTGGCTTCTTCAGTTCTTTCTGAAGTTACTCAAATGATGGCTAAGTTTAAGGTCACTGATTTTCACATGTATTTGTAAAATTCAGATTGTTTAGATAAACTCTAGAGAGATCAAGAAAGAGCACCAACTGCATTTTTGCCTTACATTTCTGAATTTGGAAATTGTTCTTTGTGTTAAAAATTATCACACACTttttacaaaaaggaaaaaaatcaaaatgcagAAGTGCCAGTTTCTCTGTTGGGTAGCTAAAAATCTGCATACAGTTTACGACTATTTGTTGTTCTTTAATtagttttaaaaattacaataaaaatcaGTCAGCTAAGTATTCAGCAGTTTTCATTAGATGTAATGTTCTGCTCTTATCTGTGTGTCCTCTTCTGAAATTGACTAAATAATTAACATCACAGATTTTCATGAACATACTAGCAGCCTCTGTAAAGGGAAGGGATGGAGGCCTAGAGGTCTGTTTTAGATGTAATGCACCAAGTCTGGAAAACTGTGGTTTGCAATCCTGGTTTCTGAGCATTCCCTATAATCTCAGACAGCAACCCACAGTTTGAAGTACAGGGTACATTACATCAGAAGCAGACCTCTGGCTCAGTTCCACCTGTTGCCAGAAACTGCTACAGTGAACATTCTGGGATATCAGTCACCAGTTTCACAGGAAGGCTCACCAATATAAGATGATTATATGGCTTTTTCATGAGTTCACATATTACAGGAAAAGGGTTTAACAAACCAGGAAGTCGCCTCTGAAACCTGGTgcaaaagagggggaggggaaaagcacTGGAGCCTTTTGCTTGTTCCCAActccaacaaaccatggtttgttgggcCAGGAATGTTACATCTGAATACAAGTGTACGAGCCTGGGGAGTGGGATGGGGGCCGAGATGCAAgtcgagaaagaaagaaaacattgtaGGCAGTGAGCTGAAAGAAAAATGGTCTGGAGGAAGGAAGAGACAGAAGCCTGAGGCGGTGGAAGAAGTGGCCAACAGGACAAAGGGACTAAAGAAAAGATACCATAAACATCTATTTAATGGCAATTAAAATACTATATTCAGCACTTTGACAATAGAAAGCAGTGCTAACAGATGCTTGAACAGCACCATCTTGACTGCAAAAACTACTCAGAGACTAAACTAATTAGATGCCATCAAAACTGATGCGTCATAGAAGCATTTAGTCCACCGACTGTTGTTCAGGATAGCCTTTCCctatttctaaaaaaagaaagaaaagctcttCTAAATACACACCAGGATCCACACCAGTAGAGAAATGTCTTTCTTGCAATGCAAGTAATATCCTACCTGGCTCAATAGCAGCAGATATAAAAGACTGGGCTTCCCGTACTCTCTTCATTACTTCTTCTAATTCCTTAGCCGCGGCTTGCGGGGTCATTTCAGGAGGCTTCACTATTGCATTGTTGGAGTGATTTATTCTAAATTAAACAAGCAGATTGAAATTCAGTGTATGGATCAGTGCACATACGTACACACTAAAGATAAACATTTCATACTCAAAGTATTTTATCTATTCCTTTTAGTGCACCATCAAGCAAAGAACTGGGGGCCAGCACAAGGATTCATACTGTTAGTCCACAGCTGTCCTGAACCATACCACAAAATACTGCAGCTACGATTTAAGGACGACTGAAAATCTATCTCATTTTCTTCATTATTCAattgggggaagtggggagaacgTTCTTCTGCATTCCACTTCCATTTGCCTCTATCACCCCCCTTTCCTAAGAGGTCTTTTGTATTTTTTGGACTATACACCTGCATGCAAGGTTTGTTCTTTTTAGCTTATCTATTATATAGCACCTGGCTCCATTTTGCATCAAGAGGATATTTTATCTAATTTTGCAAACTTCACCTTTCCTTTTTTAACATGGAAAAGTTCTGAAAAGGGAATGCAAGTGTCTAGGTTTGCTCACAGAACTGCCAGAATTAGGACATAATTTCtataaaatgctttaataaaCTGAGATTTATACTTGGAATGAAGGATGGCATACTGCTATTGCCTTGTATCATCAATAGAAATAGCAAACAAGACATTACGATTagtttcttcttctccatttaaaacacaatattactCTCTAATATATACTTGATTTTAGCTTTGGCCCAATGATGATTGGCTttggttttctggaaaattttgaacTAGAAAATGTTCCCATGCAAATTATGTTAATTTGCAAAGAGTTATTTGCATAGaaacattttccaatgcaaattaggtaaattttcagtttgcatcagaaaatctTTCAAtgagggcaacttgtggtcctccagatgttttggccaacagctcccatcatctctcacaattggctaggCTGGCCAGAGCTGATTGGAACATTGGAGGACCAAAAGTtgcccatgacttccctagagagatctaatttaTTTTACTTGCATTTAGTAAATAAACCTTTAAAAAGTATCCCATCttaattttttgtcccaataacCACAAGTATTTGACATGAAATATTTGAGagggaaattaaagcacacttcatgtgatttaaatgttatattacatATACATATTTATTGGAATgcatataaaaaattaaaaacaatagcatgtacttcccttacattaaacttaaggggggaaaacaaagGTACTGGAAACAGTTGACACACTGTCTGGGTTCGCACaatcacagagggggaaataaaccaTGGTAGCTTATTTCCCCTTGTGCATGTGTTTACagtatttgcataattacccagcatggcttgccatgtcatgcaaacccagcggCCCAATCTATGGGCTGTTGTAaggttctggatggcttgttaaccacatcAACAagtgactagggctgtgcaagcctcagatTCGGAAATCCAaatcacggaggccattttatggtggatccgccattttcttgcacagccctaggccccccaccccccatacaggctacaactcccagcaggcagtgcttgggagggctgtacttaccagggcccaggaacagagggaGTACATGAATTAGCTGCCGCCATCGCCGGCTTCCCAGGGTGATCGCCAGCTCCTCCACGTGATTGCCGGTTTCCCAGGGTGATCGGGAGAAGCaggtgggcagggcacctgcagaagtCATGgggacccctccagggtcaatggagTCTTTCGGATTGAGGCGGCAGCAGCCGATCACCCTGGGAAGCCAGCAATCGCGTGGAGGAGCCAGTCATGGCGGCAGCTAATTATGTATTCCCTCtgctcctgggccctggtaagtacatgccctgtgcaagaaaatggcagatccGTCAAAAATGACCTCCATGATTCGTATTTCCAAATCCGAGGCTTGCACAGTCCTACCAGTGACCAGGTTTACTCAACATAGCAAACTGTGCTGCCAAGGGTGATTGCACTGCTGAGGATGTATGCCCCAACAGACATTGTGAGGAAATAAGCCATGGAGGCTAATTTCACCATCTGTGGTTGTGCAAACAGGCTCACTGACTTTaccaaacaaaaaaaatggtgcaTGATAAGCTCACAatcactcatctatttcaacagagttcaactctctttgGCTAAGGTTTGGGGCACCTACACTGTCACTACTTATTAGCTCCAGTTCACTCTGAGATGACATTTAtatattctctcacatacttgctagagATATTCACCGGAAaagcattaattacaactttgaaactgccaggcttgcctaatattgtatttgcaattagcATCCATTCATTTctacttatgaaatggaaatgtAACCATGGACTGGTAAATTTTCCACACCCCGTCACTGCTTTGGCCTATGGCTTTTAGCAACTGCTCTCCTCCCTTCactcataaaaaacaaaaaacaaaaaaaaacaaagagtGTAAGCTTGCAGGCAGGTATTCTACAATTTCTAGAGCTTGAGGGGTTTTCTAAATATTATTATGAGAACTTAAAAAGTGGCTTGTTGGCTCCATTTTTATCTGATTTCACAAAACGTCCTTTGGATCAGGACAGGAGCCTATCACTATAACACAGGAGCAAGGTTGGGGagtattaaaaaaaagcacaggCTTACAAAGAAGCAACAATTAAAGAGAAGAATAAGTGGGATGGCTTACATGCTGCACCTCATTCATCTTAACAACTATACAAGGAAAGGGATTTTGTCCCATTTTACAGAGGCTAAAAAACAGTAGAAGTTGTGTTGTACTAGATCAGGCAATTTGGTACCTGAAATTGCctgttttcttcttccctccccgttCCTTTTCCTCAGGACTGACCTACAATTacacaaaaaaaaaattctctctatTTATTTTGATTTGACAGTATTTGCAGTTTCTTACTTCAGTGGCCTGTCTCCAAACACAACACCATTAAAGGCAAGGGCTCTAGGTACAGAATTTTGGTCAGCAAATTCCACAAAAGCAAAGCGTGTTGGTTGCGTCTCATCACCCGCCATCCGCACAAACTTGACTTCCCCAACTTGTTTAAAAAATTCAAGCAGTTGATCAGCTGTAGTAGTCTAAAataaagagaaacacacacagagcaggtAAATAGACACCCTTAAAACCCTGTCCTCTGGCTAGGTTTGTTGGTTACACTCTGGGTGGTCCTGCGCTCTCCTGATTTCCAGAATATACGCACACTGCAGTGTTACTTTCCGTCACAACAGTGGATGCGCAAACAAAACTTGCCTCTCCATCCTTGACACTGGAGTCACCCATGTTAAGAACAAGGGACAGGTTACCTGCAGTCCAGGGATTCTTAAACAATGGGGTAGACTCCTTGGGTCATTTGGTATGGCTGGAATGAAGTTCCTCCACCAATCAAGCTTCAGTAGCCTAAATCCCATCCCTGTTTTCAACTCAGTGCAACCGAAAGAGCTAGCTGCTGCTTTGTTCTTCTGTTTTCCTGTTTGTGGTTTTACAAAGAAGTTTGAGATATCCAGCTTTATCCTCCTTCTAGTTCCAGTCTGGGATTACTACCCCCAAAAGACAAGAGCCTTGTATGCACACAAATTACTGCGTGCAAGTATCTCAGCAGAACAGGTGATTAGTGTTATGGTGAGGCCCCCACAGAAAGAAGCAGAAGGTTAGAGGCCAACCTACTCccaagtttaaaaaaaggaaagaaaagctcTGCATAGACCCATCGGTCCTAATTTTGGTCATAGAAATCCCTGCATTGAACTCCTAGGCAAGAAAAGAAcctcaccgggggtgggggggggggaatggatggATGCATACAGATGCATTGTGCTTTCCAGGATACTTGCAAGCCACAGGTTCCCCCACACCACCTGGAAAATCTTTACTAGcgtcaatggaggcttttcaaaAGCCCTCACAGCACTGTGCAGGCAGAaggaggtttaatcctccccatGCCCTGTGAGCGCCCAAGTTTCAAGGGAGTGCGCAGACACGTGCGTGGTGGTTCTGGCCCTGCCCGCTCTTGGTAATAGCTTCACTCAATGCTGACATGCAGCGCTTGGGAAGTCCCTTCTCATGAGGGCATGTGGCCCTTGGGCCGCAAAAGTTTCCCCAACCTTACTATAAGCCATCTGGGTAGGGACCTTGAAACGCTTGTGTTGTGTACAGCATAACACTGTATGAGAAGGAAGGAAACTCATCTTTTTTCAGCTTCAATAGTCTGAAGCCATATAACCTCCACACACCTATCAGGAAAACCCAATGTAGTCGATGTTCTTTCAGTTTGTTCAAGATCAGATCCATCAAGC
This Elgaria multicarinata webbii isolate HBS135686 ecotype San Diego chromosome 6, rElgMul1.1.pri, whole genome shotgun sequence DNA region includes the following protein-coding sequences:
- the SREK1 gene encoding splicing regulatory glutamine/lysine-rich protein 1 isoform X3, whose protein sequence is MTSLIPGGGLLPIPTPPVSSIGISLGPLGAIPAAALDHNITAIGDIPQPPIMGNVDPSKIDEIRRTVYVGNLNSQTTTADQLLEFFKQVGEVKFVRMAGDETQPTRFAFVEFADQNSVPRALAFNGVVFGDRPLKINHSNNAIVKPPEMTPQAAAKELEEVMKRVREAQSFISAAIEPESGKSSERKAGRSRSHSRSESRSSSKSRRKRSHSKRRSRSRDRSRSSQKDRLRSRSPLKKRSKSKERKRSRSRSPSREKRKESKERVREKEKVREKDREKEKEKDLDKDRDRGRDKERGRERERDKERTKDRDKDRVKDKDKDRERDREKEKDREKEKDREKEKDREKEKVPDIEKDKGEDLDKEGEKVKEREKEKEKEGGKEKDDKEQVKAKEEDKEKDKEKEGEKKSEKERDKDKEGEKVKDKDKEREREREKERDEKKKKEKRSRTPPRSYSSSRRSRSSSRDRRKRKSRSPSKSPRPSKITKRKSSRSPSPRKNKKDKKTEKERDLSNDRRERDRSTSKKKSSKDKDVKEKSDKATTFKDKDLSKENLNSEIDKAEKEDTALVEEVKLQQNGNCQPNEENISVKTEDV
- the SREK1 gene encoding splicing regulatory glutamine/lysine-rich protein 1 isoform X1, translating into MMNSGGIGVPLGFPLTPTSVIQVTNLSSAVTSEQMRTLFGFLGDIEELRLYPPDNAPLAFSSKVCYIKFRESSSVGVAQHLTNTVFIDRALIVVPCAEGKIPDEAKALSLLAPAPTMTSLIPGGGLLPIPTPPVSSIGISLGPLGAIPAAALDHNITAIGDIPQPPIMGNVDPSKIDEIRRTVYVGNLNSQTTTADQLLEFFKQVGEVKFVRMAGDETQPTRFAFVEFADQNSVPRALAFNGVVFGDRPLKINHSNNAIVKPPEMTPQAAAKELEEVMKRVREAQSFISAAIEPESGKSSERKAGRSRSHSRSESRSSSKSRRKRSHSKRRSRSRDRSRSSQKDRLRSRSPLKKRSKSKERKRSRSRSPSREKRKESKERVREKEKVREKDREKEKEKDLDKDRDRGRDKERGRERERDKERTKDRDKDRVKDKDKDRERDREKEKDREKEKDREKEKDREKEKVPDIEKDKGEDLDKEGEKVKEREKEKEKEGGKEKDDKEQVKAKEEDKEKDKEKEGEKKSEKERDKDKEGEKVKDKDKEREREREKERDEKKKKEKRSRTPPRSYSSSRRSRSSSRDRRKRKSRSPSKSPRPSKITKRKSSRSPSPRKNKKDKKTEKERDLSNDRRERDRSTSKKKSSKDKDVKEKSDKATTFKDKDLSKENLNSEIDKAEKEDTALVEEVKLQQNGNCQPNEENISVKTEDV